The genomic segment AGCATTTACAACGAGGAAGAAGGTGACGCAATGCCGCCGCTGGCCCGCTAGTGTGACGTAGGAAGGTCAGATGGAGGGCGGCAGGAGTCAGGTAGTTAGGCTTACCCCGGGGGCGCAGCGTGACGGGATAAGAAGGGATGAGTAgcggagagtggaggaggaggaggaggaggaggaggaggaggaggaggaggaggaggaggaggaggaggaggaggaggaggaggaggaggaggaggaggaggaggaggaggaggaggaggagatgatggctgtagtaataatagcggtggttctttctttctcattccctcGACATAActgatttttgttcttgtttttctttttcttttctttccttccttttctttcctttttcttcttggtcttccttTGTAGTTGCGTAATTCAAAGGAGGGTTTtagttttgtgttattttattgtgtgttctGACATGATCATTAATTACTTTTAGGGCCGAAACTGAGTGTCATCTCTCTGATAACACGCGACTGACTAGTgatgtgatgataatggtgatggtggtaatagaagtagtagtgagtagtagtagtagtagtagtagtagtagtagtagtagtagtaatgataatgatgatgatgatgataataataataataataataataataataataataataataataataataataataataataatgggggAAGGTTAAGGAAGAGATACACGGGTTGGGGATGAGTACTctacttcctgtgtgtgtgtgtgtgtgtgtgtgtgtgtgtgtgtgtgtgtgtgtgtgtgtgtgtgtgtgtgtgtgtgtgtgtgtgcgagcagTGCTGTGTCTATGTGCATACGCGCCACCTTCGCGGGGTGAGGGCAGGGGGCTTGGACCtctctgctctccctctctgcctggGACTCACACCAGGCAAAAACGTGAACAGGAAATTTTGTATTATGTTGTTATTCCGTATTTGGGTTTTTGTAATTTTCACCTTGGTGAGGCTCGCCTGATTACAACCTTGGCTCGCTGGGGAATGAGGAAAACGTTGccgttgatgttattgttgaagTTGTTGGAAAGAATGATGTAATTGGCGTTCTGTTCCTTGCATTTCCATTTCACGACGAGAGCAGACAATGTTTTAGAGCGCTTTGTCTCCCCGCCAGGACTGTTTGCAAGCCACACTGATGAATGGCCTGGTTctcatccttgttttcttttccttctcctttactttacCCTCGCTCATGATACAGAATCTTTGTTTAACCTTAGAATCACGAGACAGCTTTAAAACATCAAGCTTCTCTGTGTGCGTGATATTAGACTCCAAAATAAAGCTTAAAGGTCATACATAGATactctttgttcttcttataTATATGTCAACAAGTATTTAATTATGCAATGTTATCAGTGACGAAATATTATGAGACTAcagtttatctttatttgttatCCCAAACTCCTCTAGTCTATCTTCTCTCACTACATCACCTCCATTTTcgtcttcattcccttccttaacctctcttcttttccatctctcctctcctcactacatcaccttcattttcatcttcattcccttccttaacctctcctcttctccagctctcccctcacttccaccATCCACACCCCGCCTCTTTCCCAGCCTTGCCTCTCCGCCCTGCTCGCTACGTCTCTTCGCCGCCCTTCACTATGTAacttcacctccttcatcttgccccttcaccccttcacctttTCTCCCGTCCATTTAGTCACTGCCAGCCCTTCCCCTACACGCTCCTCCATTCCTCATCATCCGCCCCTcgacctccttcaccttccctcctcctcctcctcctcctcctcctcctcctcctcctcccttccatcctactcttcacgttttctttgtctgtctttcgtCGCTTACTCCATCTTTTGTTTCCCCTCATTTGCCTGTTTTTTcacccctcattctctctctctctctctctctctctctctctctctctctctctctctctctctctctctctctctctctctctctctcataaatacaTAATACGTGAAATTTcagtttgttaatttttttttcgcaaaCTTTATTCaggatttcatttttctttattaatttttcccatTGGTATGGTTGCTATTAAAAGACTATTAACTGATTGAGGCTTGCAATAAAGATAAGACACATGGCTGACCTGATACTTTAAGATTTAGGTAATCTAAATCATTTAATGCCTTGTGTGTTCCGTACGGGAAAAGATTGTTAAAGAAATTTGTAACTTTTAacgttttactttatttttgctgttgtgttCATATTTGACTTCAGATGAACGAATATGAAGTATGGAGCGCGTTTATTATAAATTGACGGTGAAATACTCCTAGATATCATGTTGTACTGTTCAAAATCAGAGACTCCAACACATTCATACCAATGGAAGCAAACATTAGGATATATCTTCGCATCTTTTATTAACAAGTATATCTTTGACTAAATACAaaggacagacacagagaccTCACAGAGTGTCTGGCCAGTCCTTATCGTGTCTGCGTCGTGAAtgcgtgtctgtgtgagtgttttCATGTTGGTGTTCAGATTTCTTAGGATGTTCCTTGAGCTTCCGTTGCTTCACACACGAGGAGCCTCAGCCGCGAGGTGTCTCGTGCTCGTCATCTAGTGTGGTCATTTACAATCTCCTGCCTTGTTCGTCGAAGGTGATGCCAGCGGCGCGCTGCTCCTCGGCGATGCGGAGGAGCTCGGCGACGTGGGCGGGAGCAGCGGGGATGAGTGGGGACTGGGCGCTGTAACCGTTCTCGTCAGCGATGAAGGTGACCTCAACGACCTCGCCGTTTTCATCGGTGTACCTGtgcgaggaaaaggaaaggaactgTCACTACTGCACCATTTAACTCTTTTAGCATGACTTGATGACTGGAAGATTGTGGAAATCCAAGTATGGCGGCGATGTGTATCATAAGTGAAGAGTTTGCAGTAACTGGCTTGAAGGAACAGCGAGGCTCCCAGTGGCGAGGCTCACCTGTAGCTGCCCTGCATGTTGCTCTGGCCCACAGAGCCGGGGGCGCCCTGTACGTTGGTGGCGATTCCGTTCTCTGTCTCGAACAGGTAGTTGAAGTTGCCGTCGCCTTGGTCAGTGCGCTCGTCCCTCACGATCTGAATGACTGGGGCGGCGAATTCCTGGGGGGCGGCGAGGGCGACGGCGGCCAGGC from the Portunus trituberculatus isolate SZX2019 chromosome 48, ASM1759143v1, whole genome shotgun sequence genome contains:
- the LOC123498701 gene encoding larval cuticle protein LCP-17-like, whose amino-acid sequence is MPGVGGLVPATAYTPPRGTNVRAVDLGAHTHSHEKPSEETLHSATGIKGPARLSASIRCPLSSLAHAAAAAATTTTMKLVILACLAAVALAAPQEFAAPVIQIVRDERTDQGDGNFNYLFETENGIATNVQGAPGSVGQSNMQGSYRYTDENGEVVEVTFIADENGYSAQSPLIPAAPAHVAELLRIAEEQRAAGITFDEQGRRL